Proteins co-encoded in one Leptospira inadai serovar Lyme str. 10 genomic window:
- the cas7i gene encoding type I-B CRISPR-associated protein Cas7/Cst2/DevR yields the protein MAFISGIQIIHAPASALNNAGNDPSASTQNATAVKFLRVGGKQYPYVSAQAYRYWIRKTLEETAKEWTISPIFREKKVAYTDANPIEYCDDDILGYMRAPGKKAEAEGSRAEFAKNTETKETVTRVSPFRVGTLVALSPGIDRDFGTMSRHEGDPVPYEHQFYRSSLFGMFSLDLGSAGVFGYKNRTGFLNLDETRVEIAKKKKLKHDEKQGTYALDDQTRIERISHLLRAMAVVEGGAKQALHYTDVTPAVVIAAVTKGGNNPFQFLVQPGSLGEATPNFESFEETAKVWKDTILSPLYIGWVKGYSSEGRKALEGKLEELNKTYPHGIVLEHPKTILETIASSIQSDWLK from the coding sequence ATGGCGTTCATATCTGGAATTCAAATTATTCACGCACCTGCTAGTGCTCTGAATAATGCAGGAAACGATCCGAGCGCGTCTACGCAGAATGCAACAGCAGTTAAATTCTTACGCGTTGGAGGAAAACAATATCCATATGTCTCAGCTCAGGCATATAGATACTGGATTCGAAAAACGTTAGAAGAAACTGCGAAAGAATGGACTATCTCTCCTATTTTTAGGGAAAAGAAGGTCGCTTATACAGATGCAAATCCGATCGAATACTGTGATGATGACATTTTGGGCTATATGCGCGCACCTGGTAAAAAAGCCGAAGCCGAGGGAAGCCGCGCAGAATTTGCCAAGAATACGGAAACGAAAGAAACTGTTACTCGAGTGTCTCCATTTCGGGTGGGGACATTGGTCGCTCTTTCTCCCGGAATAGACCGTGATTTCGGTACAATGAGCCGTCATGAAGGCGATCCTGTTCCTTACGAACATCAATTTTATCGAAGTTCTCTTTTCGGAATGTTTTCTTTGGATCTGGGGTCCGCTGGAGTTTTCGGGTATAAAAACCGTACCGGATTCTTGAACTTGGATGAGACTCGGGTAGAGATAGCTAAAAAGAAAAAGTTAAAACACGATGAAAAGCAAGGAACATATGCGTTAGACGACCAAACTCGTATTGAGAGAATTTCTCATTTGCTCCGAGCTATGGCTGTCGTAGAAGGCGGAGCAAAGCAAGCGTTGCACTATACGGATGTGACTCCAGCCGTTGTGATTGCCGCAGTGACGAAAGGAGGAAACAATCCGTTTCAATTCTTGGTCCAACCCGGATCCTTGGGCGAGGCAACACCGAATTTTGAGTCCTTCGAAGAGACCGCGAAAGTGTGGAAAGATACGATTCTGTCTCCATTATATATAGGCTGGGTCAAAGGATATTCTTCCGAAGGGCGTAAGGCTTTAGAAGGAAAGTTGGAAGAATTAAATAAGACATATCCTCACGGAATCGTATTGGAACACCCAAAAACGATACTAGAGACGATCGCTTCTTCCATTCAGTCCGATTGGTTGAAATGA
- a CDS encoding ArsR/SmtB family transcription factor — protein MNTRRTGREFKNFVYSMLAKYGKAISDPKRIELLDLLVQAEKNVDLLAKEIGMSVAATSHHLRTLKEARLVRDRKDGRNIFYQIEDAGASILDAIISAGKEFNSEIKVAMDSFFDSEQELGELEYKDFLKKVLAKDIILIDVRPSNEYDSGHVPGSISIPLSELKAKIDTLSKRKKIVAYCRGKYCVLSKEAVEILRKKGLNAYRISEGPLEFANMGIELVKERRN, from the coding sequence ATGAACACCCGAAGAACCGGCCGCGAATTCAAGAATTTTGTGTATTCCATGCTGGCAAAATACGGAAAAGCGATTTCGGATCCTAAACGGATAGAATTGCTGGATCTTTTGGTCCAGGCGGAAAAGAACGTTGACCTTTTGGCGAAAGAGATCGGCATGAGCGTGGCTGCCACTTCCCATCATCTTCGAACCTTAAAAGAAGCGCGTCTGGTTAGGGACAGAAAGGACGGCAGAAATATTTTCTATCAAATCGAGGATGCCGGTGCTTCGATTCTCGACGCGATTATTTCCGCCGGTAAAGAATTCAATTCCGAAATTAAGGTTGCAATGGATTCCTTTTTTGATTCGGAACAAGAACTCGGAGAACTGGAGTATAAGGACTTTCTAAAAAAGGTATTAGCGAAAGATATAATACTCATAGATGTACGTCCTTCAAACGAATACGACTCGGGTCATGTACCCGGATCCATTTCCATTCCCTTAAGTGAACTCAAAGCAAAGATAGATACCCTATCGAAACGCAAGAAGATCGTCGCATACTGTCGCGGTAAGTATTGCGTATTATCGAAAGAAGCGGTGGAGATTCTAAGAAAAAAAGGGTTAAACGCTTATCGTATCTCGGAGGGCCCCTTGGAATTCGCAAACATGGGTATCGAATTGGTAAAGGAAAGAAGGAATTAG
- a CDS encoding APC family permease, producing MKLSRSLNLYDSISLMFSSMVGPGVFITTGYILSQTPNPNLALLCWILGGLLAVAGAMSYAKSASIFPYAGGDYVYLKEAYSPIVAFSSGWLSLSVNFSASISLSAIAFSKTFFSLMDPSWDVYFFEAKFLGIAFSIGNAQLLGMSAILFFTIVNFFGIGMASRIQNFFTTFKILGLVAFVALGLTVGNYKLEYFQAFPLLPSGLNDWSYLLAGVIPVTFSYLGWNMITYVAEEVKDPDKNIYKSVLVSCTLVTLLYVLINFLYLSSAPSNLLAGDEKIGVTAAGFLFGKEVTLIVTAFICWVFMGGISAYIIGGSRIYFAMARDGYFFPSMAKLHSKYKSPYMSLAFQCGYACLFSLVKEIESLLYLITCSTLLLATITAYTPILFEKRNFKTKFKIPGYPYSTYLYIASNIAIIITLIWSKPAEALWGFGFTLLSVPMYFYFKSTKHSVSQPMPAFEPDLQSPELVTSLLPENEPVPIGSGDTV from the coding sequence ATGAAACTCAGCCGTTCTCTTAACCTTTACGATTCTATATCATTGATGTTCAGCTCGATGGTCGGACCGGGTGTATTCATAACGACAGGCTATATTCTCAGCCAAACCCCGAACCCGAATCTCGCTCTACTTTGTTGGATTTTAGGAGGCTTGCTTGCAGTGGCCGGAGCGATGAGCTACGCCAAATCCGCCAGTATTTTCCCTTATGCGGGAGGAGATTACGTTTATCTAAAGGAAGCCTATTCTCCGATCGTAGCATTCTCAAGCGGATGGCTGTCTCTTTCCGTTAATTTTTCGGCATCCATTTCCCTATCCGCGATCGCATTTTCCAAAACTTTCTTTTCCTTGATGGATCCTAGCTGGGACGTATATTTCTTCGAAGCCAAGTTTCTTGGAATAGCCTTTTCCATCGGGAACGCTCAATTGCTCGGGATGTCCGCGATACTCTTCTTCACGATCGTAAATTTCTTCGGAATCGGTATGGCATCCCGCATTCAGAATTTTTTCACTACCTTTAAAATCCTAGGCTTAGTCGCTTTTGTCGCATTAGGACTGACCGTCGGAAATTATAAGTTAGAATATTTCCAAGCTTTCCCTCTCCTTCCTTCCGGACTAAACGATTGGAGCTATTTATTAGCGGGAGTGATTCCGGTGACATTTTCCTATCTAGGGTGGAATATGATCACTTACGTAGCCGAGGAGGTAAAGGACCCGGACAAGAATATTTATAAATCCGTCCTAGTTTCCTGCACTCTAGTCACACTTCTTTACGTTTTGATCAATTTTCTCTACTTAAGCTCGGCACCTAGCAACCTTTTGGCGGGCGACGAAAAAATCGGAGTTACTGCAGCAGGGTTTTTATTCGGGAAGGAAGTCACCTTAATCGTTACTGCCTTCATTTGCTGGGTGTTTATGGGCGGGATCTCGGCATACATCATCGGCGGATCTAGAATTTATTTCGCGATGGCTCGGGACGGTTATTTCTTTCCGAGTATGGCCAAATTGCATTCCAAATACAAGAGTCCGTACATGTCTCTGGCTTTTCAATGCGGATACGCTTGCTTATTCTCCTTAGTCAAGGAAATCGAATCCTTGCTCTATTTAATCACTTGCTCAACGTTATTATTGGCGACGATCACGGCTTACACGCCCATCTTATTCGAAAAAAGGAATTTCAAGACTAAATTCAAAATTCCGGGATATCCGTATTCCACCTATCTGTATATCGCCTCGAATATCGCGATCATCATTACGCTAATCTGGAGCAAGCCGGCGGAAGCTCTTTGGGGTTTCGGATTTACTCTCCTATCCGTTCCGATGTATTTTTATTTTAAATCGACCAAGCATTCCGTCTCGCAACCTATGCCCGCCTTCGAGCCGGACCTGCAATCTCCGGAGTTGGTTACGAGTCTATTGCCCGAAAACGAACCCGTTCCGATCGGAAGTGGCGATACGGTATAG
- a CDS encoding MATE family efflux transporter: MEAIQKDPKLESERTSLWRELKKALAGTEADYTQISLGKAVFLLSVPMVLELVMESAFAVVDIYFVGALGPSAVAAVGLTETYLFLLYSLAIGMSTAVTAIIARRIGEGDKEQAGIAAAQSFFLSILVSLPFAIFGVWFAKDLLLLMGGDPWVVEHGSRYTQWIFGGNIVIMLLFGLNAVFRGAGDAAIAMRVLWISNGLNMILDPIFIFGFGPVPALGIEGAAIATNIGRGVGVLFQVYLLLKGGKHIRVLRSQISVHWKIISDIIRNSLGGIGQMIIGMTSWIFLVRIISEFGSEAVAGATIALRIMMFTLMPSWGMSNAVATLVGQNLGAQRPERAEQSVWIVGVWNMCFLIGVSICYFIFRESLMSIFSDDAKVISIGSEWLGIVSYSYFVYAWWMVSVQAFNGAGDTTTPTIINLVFFWIFQIPFAYVLAKYFSFGYSGVFWASMITETSVGLFTLWLFRKGGWKTSKV, translated from the coding sequence ATGGAAGCTATACAAAAAGACCCAAAGTTAGAATCGGAACGAACTTCCCTTTGGAGGGAATTGAAAAAGGCGCTTGCAGGAACGGAGGCGGATTATACGCAAATTTCGCTAGGTAAGGCTGTTTTCTTACTTTCTGTTCCGATGGTTTTGGAACTCGTCATGGAGTCTGCATTTGCGGTCGTTGACATTTATTTTGTGGGCGCTCTCGGGCCTTCCGCTGTCGCAGCGGTCGGGCTTACTGAGACATATTTGTTTCTTCTGTATTCTCTCGCCATCGGAATGTCCACTGCAGTGACCGCGATCATTGCGAGAAGGATCGGAGAAGGAGATAAGGAACAAGCCGGGATTGCCGCAGCCCAATCCTTTTTTCTTTCCATACTTGTTTCCTTGCCTTTTGCTATCTTCGGAGTCTGGTTTGCGAAAGACCTCCTTTTACTCATGGGAGGAGATCCTTGGGTTGTAGAACACGGATCTCGTTACACGCAATGGATCTTCGGAGGAAATATCGTAATCATGCTTTTATTCGGACTCAATGCGGTCTTTAGAGGAGCGGGTGATGCTGCGATTGCGATGAGAGTTTTATGGATTTCGAATGGTCTCAATATGATCTTGGATCCGATTTTTATCTTCGGCTTCGGTCCAGTTCCGGCCTTGGGTATTGAAGGTGCCGCTATCGCTACGAATATCGGGAGAGGAGTGGGAGTTCTTTTCCAAGTTTATCTGCTTTTAAAAGGCGGAAAACATATTCGAGTGCTTCGCTCTCAAATTAGCGTGCATTGGAAAATCATTTCGGATATAATTCGTAATTCTCTTGGCGGGATCGGACAAATGATTATCGGGATGACTTCTTGGATCTTTCTTGTGAGGATTATTTCCGAGTTCGGCAGCGAGGCGGTAGCGGGAGCAACCATTGCTCTTCGGATCATGATGTTTACTCTGATGCCTTCTTGGGGGATGTCGAATGCTGTGGCGACTCTTGTCGGTCAGAATTTAGGAGCACAAAGACCGGAGCGTGCGGAGCAGTCCGTTTGGATCGTCGGAGTCTGGAATATGTGCTTTCTGATCGGGGTTTCCATCTGCTATTTTATTTTCAGAGAATCCCTTATGTCGATCTTTTCTGATGATGCTAAAGTGATCTCTATCGGTTCCGAGTGGTTGGGAATCGTATCCTATTCCTATTTTGTATATGCTTGGTGGATGGTAAGCGTTCAGGCCTTCAACGGCGCGGGAGATACGACTACTCCTACGATCATCAATCTGGTCTTTTTTTGGATCTTCCAAATTCCATTTGCTTATGTTTTGGCGAAGTATTTTTCTTTCGGATACTCGGGAGTATTTTGGGCAAGTATGATCACGGAAACTTCCGTAGGATTATTCACTCTTTGGCTATTCCGTAAAGGTGGATGGAAGACTTCGAAGGTTTGA
- the cas6 gene encoding CRISPR-associated endoribonuclease Cas6, whose translation MRLKLRLELIGKKRTLPINYQYEIAAWIYKKIHLSDSQFSEWLHSEGYSYENKRFKQFTFSHLHVSNRRVEGDRLIVEGGPVEMQVSFAVDRSLEHFINGIFENQEMSIGDRFSRAEFKVIGVEEIAEPQFRDKMRFRCLSPICVARSNENSSATYIGPGEEDYSDRIGNNLLSKYKSVFPMADLSQAQIRILALESPKSRLVRIKSGSEAETFVRAFQFPFELSGPPELIRIAYQAGIGEKNSLGFGCLGEAG comes from the coding sequence ATGAGATTGAAACTTCGGTTAGAGTTGATCGGGAAAAAACGTACCTTACCAATTAATTACCAATATGAAATCGCCGCATGGATCTATAAAAAGATCCATCTATCCGATTCCCAATTTTCCGAATGGCTGCATTCTGAAGGATACAGTTACGAGAATAAAAGATTCAAACAGTTTACTTTCTCCCATCTTCACGTTTCGAATCGTCGGGTGGAAGGGGACCGGTTGATCGTAGAGGGAGGACCTGTGGAGATGCAGGTGAGCTTTGCGGTGGACCGCTCTTTGGAACATTTCATTAACGGAATCTTCGAAAACCAGGAAATGAGCATCGGTGACCGCTTCAGTCGTGCCGAATTTAAAGTAATCGGGGTGGAAGAAATCGCCGAACCGCAGTTCAGGGATAAGATGCGTTTCCGCTGCCTTTCGCCCATCTGCGTGGCTCGCTCCAATGAGAATTCATCCGCTACTTATATTGGACCGGGAGAAGAAGACTACTCGGATCGGATCGGCAACAATCTGCTTTCTAAATACAAAAGCGTATTTCCAATGGCAGACCTAAGCCAGGCACAGATCCGAATTCTTGCCTTGGAGAGTCCAAAATCCAGGTTGGTGCGGATCAAATCAGGGTCGGAAGCAGAGACTTTTGTTCGGGCTTTTCAATTTCCGTTTGAACTCTCCGGTCCTCCTGAGCTGATTCGAATCGCCTATCAGGCGGGGATTGGGGAAAAGAATAGTTTGGGGTTCGGGTGCTTGGGTGAGGCGGGGTGA
- the cas5 gene encoding CRISPR-associated protein Cas5, whose product MSTNSRNALRIEMEGITSSFRYPHFLIGRQPSFPMPPPATIYGLVASTLGYFPNPDTFSFAYMFRCLGEATDDLEKIWFLTPITSTKGEMKNYNVEATSNVLSREILVQPRLTLYLLSDDIEKFRSAFWEPKYVPVLGRSQDLISIRKVEEVVLERGDKGRIEPGLLPGSLRDRIHFGPTLKMPKFIDPNRRTSVSWETYVALDRPVQISGNLNVSSKTSNTFIDSGGDKKTEQPRLLFFHRFSTISE is encoded by the coding sequence ATGAGTACGAATTCTAGAAATGCGCTACGGATAGAAATGGAAGGAATCACTTCCTCTTTCCGATACCCTCATTTTTTAATCGGGAGGCAACCTAGTTTTCCGATGCCTCCACCTGCCACGATTTATGGATTGGTCGCTTCTACACTCGGTTATTTCCCGAACCCGGATACTTTTTCTTTCGCTTATATGTTTCGATGTTTAGGGGAAGCAACTGATGATTTAGAAAAAATTTGGTTTTTGACTCCGATCACTTCTACAAAAGGAGAGATGAAAAATTATAATGTAGAAGCGACTAGTAATGTATTGTCGAGAGAAATATTGGTTCAGCCACGTTTGACTCTTTATTTGCTTTCCGATGATATAGAGAAATTTCGTTCCGCATTTTGGGAGCCAAAGTATGTACCTGTATTAGGTCGTTCCCAGGATTTAATCAGCATTCGAAAAGTAGAAGAAGTAGTGTTAGAAAGAGGAGATAAGGGAAGAATAGAGCCAGGGCTTCTTCCTGGCAGTCTCCGAGATCGAATTCATTTTGGACCTACTTTGAAGATGCCAAAATTCATAGATCCGAATCGTCGTACTTCGGTAAGTTGGGAAACGTATGTTGCTCTGGATAGACCTGTTCAAATTTCAGGCAACTTGAACGTAAGTAGTAAGACGTCGAATACTTTTATTGACAGCGGCGGCGATAAAAAAACTGAACAACCACGGTTGCTTTTTTTTCATAGGTTCTCAACTATTTCTGAATGA
- a CDS encoding TetR/AcrR family transcriptional regulator, producing the protein MGLREEKKAKTKKRISDLATGLFIEKGFANVTVAEIAQKAEVSVPTLFNYFPTKESFVFDEETERERGFLDAIRNRKKGTSILEALLDHGLKSSAFKPEYLNNSGSFRELIQSTPELSAYERQLSMRYEKSLADVLQKEASKKLQRAHAEAIAGFLLDAFYRAIDSSNPKATLVSLFKLIREGWDE; encoded by the coding sequence ATGGGACTTAGGGAAGAAAAGAAGGCAAAGACTAAGAAGAGGATCTCGGATCTGGCTACCGGTTTATTTATAGAGAAGGGATTTGCTAACGTAACGGTGGCTGAGATCGCTCAAAAAGCGGAAGTCTCCGTTCCCACCTTATTCAATTATTTTCCGACCAAGGAATCCTTCGTTTTTGACGAAGAAACGGAGCGAGAAAGAGGCTTTCTGGACGCGATCCGAAATAGAAAGAAGGGGACTTCCATCTTGGAGGCGCTCTTGGATCATGGTCTGAAAAGTTCCGCATTCAAGCCTGAATACCTGAACAATTCCGGATCCTTTCGAGAATTGATCCAGTCTACTCCGGAACTTTCCGCGTACGAAAGACAGTTGTCTATGCGTTATGAAAAATCCCTGGCGGACGTCCTACAGAAAGAAGCTTCCAAAAAATTACAAAGAGCCCATGCAGAAGCGATCGCAGGTTTCCTCTTAGATGCGTTTTATCGTGCGATCGATTCTTCTAATCCTAAGGCTACTTTAGTTTCCCTTTTTAAACTGATCAGAGAAGGTTGGGACGAATAA
- the ompL47 gene encoding multi-beta-barrel domain surface protein OmpL47, producing the protein MNIQRKIAAVIILLTSSLVFAQSGPDKGSMKKPSEDSERTNPKGGNKSDASASIYVNFKNAVFEIDAVDDSSQVDYVEYKIDDSDYIRYSGPVYLSKEGLAKISYRSVDKAGNKEALRTVQILVDNTAPELKLTANEGSLKNISGNTFASRNVSYTISATDTLSGIKEVKFSVNGGDYKSYEGQPMRLEKQGVNWIRVTAIDKSGNSTDMLTVVTVDDEKPNVEIISSIPLISINGKQFVKQGTVFSVKAGDSLSGVSQTLYKIDKGEWTPFTKPISVTTSGEHSLEVRAIDNVGNESDLKKVGFVVDMEPPHANFKKAGSNRE; encoded by the coding sequence ATGAATATCCAAAGAAAAATCGCAGCTGTGATCATTTTATTAACATCGAGTCTAGTTTTTGCCCAATCGGGACCTGACAAGGGTTCGATGAAGAAACCGTCGGAAGATTCCGAACGAACGAACCCGAAGGGCGGTAATAAGAGCGATGCATCCGCTAGTATTTATGTGAATTTTAAAAATGCGGTTTTTGAAATCGATGCGGTAGACGATTCGTCTCAGGTCGATTACGTGGAATATAAAATAGACGATTCCGATTATATCCGTTATTCGGGACCCGTGTATTTATCAAAGGAAGGATTAGCGAAGATATCCTATCGTTCCGTCGATAAGGCAGGAAATAAAGAAGCATTACGGACTGTACAAATTTTAGTCGATAATACCGCTCCGGAGCTGAAGTTAACCGCGAATGAAGGTTCTCTAAAGAACATCAGCGGAAATACGTTCGCGTCCAGAAATGTAAGCTATACGATTTCAGCTACGGACACCTTGTCAGGAATAAAAGAGGTCAAGTTCTCCGTAAACGGCGGAGACTATAAATCTTACGAAGGGCAACCGATGAGATTGGAAAAACAAGGAGTCAATTGGATTCGAGTTACTGCAATCGACAAATCCGGAAACAGTACGGATATGCTCACAGTCGTGACAGTAGACGATGAAAAACCCAATGTGGAAATTATCAGCTCGATCCCGCTCATTTCGATTAACGGTAAACAATTTGTGAAGCAAGGAACCGTCTTTTCGGTTAAGGCCGGCGATTCCCTCTCCGGTGTGAGTCAGACTCTGTATAAAATCGACAAGGGAGAATGGACTCCCTTTACGAAACCGATCTCCGTTACGACCTCGGGAGAGCATTCCTTGGAGGTGCGGGCGATAGATAACGTAGGTAACGAAAGTGATTTGAAAAAAGTCGGCTTCGTCGTCGATATGGAACCGCCTCACGCCAATTTTAAGAAAGCCGGATCTAATAGAGAGTAG
- a CDS encoding FAD-dependent oxidoreductase translates to MNKKEEGFIPTKTQEGTEHCSVLIVGGGLVGSSAAVFLAQKGVSVLLIEKHAGSSPHPRAIGFTQRTLELFRSVGLAGSIPQVHESKKTVRRIRIESLAGEWFEEQAWSSVQEEDTNIEYSPCGATAIAQDRLEPMLQQKALEFGADLRFSTELLEFKQDSEKVTASVRDKEGNRYTIQADYMIAADGHRSPIREALRIERKGKGYLTTGRSVLFKAPLNEYLEKGFFQFSIDQPGFSAFLNTYNDGRWVLFYPDDTERDELTLKSDIVKAIGRSDLPIEIVTTGRWEISALISDSFSAGRIFIAGDAAHTLPPNRGGYGANTGIEDTHNLAWKLQSVLSGESHTSLLDTYDQERRPIAWLRYQQIFAKNDYKAYSTEEDRAVAILDSRAMELGQLYRSSSIAEARENLPSALRPEEWSGQPGTRAPHFWITKEGNKISTLDLFQKGWVLLTASSEWKTSADRIASSSRSKIDCYQFARDISSEKDAFQNNFGVEANGAVLVRPDGYIAWRSKDLPENADAVLRKALAYAACCR, encoded by the coding sequence ATGAACAAAAAAGAAGAGGGATTTATTCCCACAAAAACCCAGGAGGGGACAGAACACTGTTCCGTATTGATTGTGGGAGGAGGACTCGTAGGTTCTTCCGCAGCAGTCTTTCTAGCCCAAAAAGGAGTCTCCGTGTTATTGATCGAAAAGCATGCGGGAAGCTCTCCCCATCCACGCGCGATCGGATTCACTCAGAGGACCTTGGAACTGTTCCGATCCGTCGGTCTCGCAGGTAGTATTCCCCAAGTCCACGAGTCAAAAAAAACTGTCCGAAGGATCCGGATCGAAAGCCTGGCAGGAGAATGGTTTGAAGAACAGGCCTGGTCTAGTGTTCAGGAGGAAGATACAAATATAGAGTATTCTCCCTGTGGAGCCACTGCGATCGCGCAAGATCGCTTGGAGCCCATGCTTCAACAAAAAGCTTTAGAGTTCGGGGCAGATCTGAGATTCAGCACCGAATTATTGGAATTCAAACAGGATTCAGAAAAAGTCACTGCATCCGTTCGAGATAAGGAAGGAAACCGATATACCATCCAAGCAGACTATATGATCGCAGCAGACGGTCATAGAAGTCCGATCCGAGAGGCCCTCCGGATCGAGCGCAAAGGAAAAGGATATCTAACCACAGGAAGGAGCGTTTTATTCAAGGCTCCTTTGAACGAGTATCTAGAAAAAGGATTCTTTCAATTCTCGATCGATCAGCCGGGATTCAGCGCATTTCTCAACACGTACAACGATGGACGCTGGGTGCTCTTCTATCCGGATGATACGGAAAGAGACGAGTTAACTCTCAAGTCGGATATCGTAAAGGCGATCGGTCGTTCCGACCTGCCGATCGAGATCGTAACCACGGGCCGCTGGGAAATAAGCGCATTGATCTCGGATTCTTTTTCTGCAGGCAGGATCTTTATTGCAGGAGATGCGGCGCATACACTTCCTCCGAACCGAGGTGGCTATGGAGCGAATACTGGAATAGAAGATACTCATAATCTCGCGTGGAAATTGCAATCTGTCCTTTCCGGAGAATCACACACGAGCCTATTAGATACGTACGATCAAGAAAGAAGGCCGATCGCTTGGCTTCGCTACCAACAGATCTTCGCAAAGAACGATTATAAGGCTTACTCAACCGAAGAAGACCGAGCAGTCGCGATCCTGGACAGTAGAGCCATGGAACTTGGACAATTGTATCGTTCGAGCTCCATTGCAGAGGCTCGAGAAAATCTCCCGTCCGCTCTTAGACCGGAAGAATGGTCTGGTCAACCGGGAACTCGCGCCCCTCATTTCTGGATCACTAAAGAGGGAAATAAGATCTCTACGTTGGATCTGTTCCAAAAAGGTTGGGTACTTTTGACTGCGTCTTCCGAATGGAAAACTTCTGCCGACCGTATCGCATCTTCATCAAGATCCAAGATCGATTGCTATCAATTTGCAAGAGACATTTCATCCGAAAAAGATGCATTTCAAAATAATTTCGGAGTAGAAGCTAACGGAGCCGTGTTAGTTCGTCCCGATGGATACATCGCATGGCGGTCGAAAGATCTTCCGGAGAATGCGGATGCTGTTCTCCGGAAAGCCTTGGCATATGCAGCCTGCTGTAGGTAG
- a CDS encoding class I SAM-dependent methyltransferase yields the protein MPDVEYWDTLFDVPLILDRMKLLRNVGTIVEFGSGYGTFTLPLAANSKNRIIAFEIEKELAKNLKERSISAGFENVFAVEKDLIGEGTSLLSNSIDYVMIFNLLHSEDPVSILKEANRILRHGGIAGLVHWNYDPNTPRGPKMEIRPQPLQIYEWAKEANFHIESNQPIDLPPYHYGFLAYK from the coding sequence ATGCCGGACGTCGAGTATTGGGATACCCTATTCGATGTTCCTCTGATTTTAGATAGGATGAAGCTACTTCGAAACGTCGGAACGATAGTGGAATTCGGTTCCGGTTACGGAACGTTTACGCTACCGTTGGCTGCGAATTCTAAAAATAGAATAATCGCCTTTGAAATTGAGAAAGAATTAGCTAAAAATCTTAAAGAAAGATCCATATCAGCGGGATTTGAAAACGTCTTTGCAGTGGAAAAAGATCTGATCGGAGAAGGGACCTCCCTTCTTTCGAATTCCATCGATTACGTGATGATTTTTAATCTTCTACATTCTGAAGACCCGGTTTCGATTCTCAAAGAGGCTAATCGTATTTTAAGACACGGTGGAATTGCCGGACTCGTTCATTGGAATTACGATCCGAATACGCCGAGAGGTCCTAAGATGGAAATTAGACCTCAGCCGTTGCAAATTTACGAGTGGGCAAAGGAAGCGAATTTTCACATCGAATCGAATCAACCCATCGATTTACCTCCTTACCATTACGGATTTCTAGCGTACAAGTGA